The following proteins come from a genomic window of Flavobacteriaceae bacterium MAR_2010_188:
- a CDS encoding Outer membrane protein beta-barrel domain-containing protein, protein MKVFKLIFLIVVIACQSSYAQDNARVKVDTSFSDPKYREDQFYVSITYNLLGNKASEISQSGFSSGFHAGYIRDMPINTRRNIAIGVGIGLSANSYNQNMKISEDLDNNVSYSIISEDVTPYTKNKFSTYILEFPLEFRWRTSTEKIYDFWRVYGGLKFGYIFYNSAKYRGEPNDEFVSNIKDFNNLQYGLSLGAGYDTINVYLYYGLNTLFDSNATLDGGSIDMSAIKIGLIFYIL, encoded by the coding sequence ATGAAAGTCTTCAAGTTAATTTTCTTAATTGTAGTTATAGCTTGTCAAAGCTCGTATGCGCAGGACAATGCGAGGGTAAAAGTAGACACCTCTTTTTCTGATCCAAAGTACAGGGAAGACCAGTTCTATGTTTCTATTACCTACAATCTTTTGGGTAATAAAGCTAGTGAGATTTCCCAATCTGGATTTTCTAGTGGTTTTCATGCCGGATACATTCGCGATATGCCGATTAATACAAGACGTAATATTGCAATTGGCGTGGGGATTGGCCTTTCGGCCAATAGTTATAACCAAAACATGAAAATCTCCGAAGATCTGGATAACAATGTTTCTTATAGTATCATATCTGAAGATGTTACACCTTATACCAAAAATAAGTTCAGTACTTACATTCTGGAATTTCCTTTGGAATTTCGCTGGCGTACTTCAACTGAAAAAATCTATGACTTTTGGAGAGTTTATGGAGGTTTAAAATTCGGCTACATCTTTTACAACAGCGCCAAGTATAGAGGTGAACCAAATGATGAATTTGTAAGCAACATTAAGGATTTTAATAACCTGCAATATGGCCTTTCCTTAGGAGCGGGATACGATACTATAAACGTATATCTCTATTACGGATTAAATACTCTATTCGATTCTAATGCAACATTAGATGGTGGCTCTATTGACATGAGTGCCATTAAAATCGGACTTATCTTTTATATTTTATAG
- a CDS encoding RNA polymerase, sigma 54 subunit, RpoN/SigL gives MLKQHLQFKLSQKLSPQQIQLMKLIQLPTQAFEQRLKQEMEENPALEGGKESLEEDNFEEFDNSEDDYNDNEKIEAEDINVDDYLSDDDIPDYRTQANNYSSDDEERDVPYAAGTSFNQHLKNQLNTFRLSEEEREIAEFLVGSVDDSGYIRRDLSDIMDDLAFTQNVYTTEETIEKVLNKVHQLDPAGVGARDLQECLSIQLHRKEKNPDVELAIEVIDNAFEAFTKKHYKKLLQKFDVTEVQLRDAIDEIEHLNPKPGGSYAGNNRMVEHVIPDFAIKIVDGELELTLNGRNAPELHVSREYSNMLKGYKAAKDKSKSQKDAVMFIKQKLDAAKWFIEAIKQRQQTLFVTMSSIMNYQQEYFLSGDERNLKPMILKDIADEIDMDVSTVSRVANSKYVDTPYGTKLIKEFFSESMTNDQGEEVSTREIKKILEMVIEEESKKKPLTDEKLASILKEKGYPIARRTVAKYREQLDIPVARLRKKI, from the coding sequence ATGCTAAAACAGCATTTACAATTTAAGTTATCCCAGAAATTATCTCCTCAGCAAATACAGCTGATGAAGTTGATTCAACTTCCTACCCAAGCTTTTGAACAAAGATTAAAGCAAGAAATGGAGGAAAACCCAGCGCTAGAAGGTGGTAAGGAAAGTTTGGAAGAAGATAATTTTGAAGAATTCGATAATTCTGAAGACGACTATAACGACAATGAAAAGATTGAGGCAGAGGATATTAATGTAGATGATTATCTAAGCGATGATGATATTCCCGATTATCGCACTCAAGCTAATAACTACAGTAGTGATGATGAAGAACGGGATGTTCCTTATGCCGCCGGAACTTCATTTAATCAGCATCTAAAAAATCAACTTAACACCTTTAGATTAAGTGAAGAAGAACGTGAAATCGCAGAATTTCTAGTGGGAAGTGTGGATGATAGCGGTTATATTAGAAGAGACCTTAGTGATATAATGGACGATCTGGCGTTTACCCAGAACGTCTATACTACGGAAGAAACTATAGAAAAAGTACTTAATAAAGTACATCAACTAGATCCAGCCGGAGTTGGAGCTAGGGATTTACAGGAATGTCTGAGCATTCAACTTCATAGAAAAGAGAAAAATCCGGATGTTGAGTTAGCGATTGAAGTTATAGATAACGCGTTCGAAGCATTCACCAAAAAGCATTATAAAAAATTACTTCAGAAATTCGATGTTACCGAAGTTCAACTAAGAGATGCAATTGACGAAATTGAGCACCTAAATCCTAAACCGGGCGGGTCATATGCCGGGAACAACAGGATGGTTGAGCATGTAATCCCAGATTTTGCAATCAAGATTGTAGATGGAGAATTAGAGCTCACCTTAAACGGAAGAAATGCTCCAGAACTGCATGTGTCCCGCGAATATAGCAATATGCTTAAAGGATATAAGGCGGCTAAGGATAAGTCGAAATCCCAAAAAGATGCCGTCATGTTCATAAAGCAGAAGTTAGATGCCGCCAAATGGTTTATCGAAGCCATTAAGCAACGTCAGCAGACACTATTTGTAACAATGAGTTCTATCATGAACTATCAACAAGAATATTTTTTGAGCGGTGACGAAAGAAACTTAAAGCCGATGATCCTTAAAGATATCGCCGATGAAATTGATATGGATGTTTCAACCGTATCTAGGGTGGCTAACAGCAAATACGTCGATACTCCCTATGGGACGAAATTGATCAAGGAATTCTTTTCGGAATCAATGACCAATGACCAAGGTGAAGAAGTTTCGACCAGGGAAATCAAAAAAATCCTTGAAATGGTTATTGAAGAGGAATCGAAGAAGAAACCTTTAACCGATGAAAAATTAGCTTCAATCTTAAAAGAAAAAGGCTATCCGATAGCTAGGCGTACCGTGGCAAAATACAGGGAACAATTAGATATCCCAGTGGCAAGGTTGAGAAAGAAGATATGA
- a CDS encoding ribosome recycling factor, translating to MNEEIKFILDTAKEAMDAALKHLEKQLVNIRAGKASPAMLGSVMVDYYGSQTPLSQVANINTPDGRTISVQPWEKKMIQEIERGIMLANLGFNPMNNGEMVIINVPPLTEERRISLAKQAKAEAEDAKVGVRSARKDANNEIKKQEEASEDLKANAEIDIQKLTDTYVTKIDSILELKEREIMTV from the coding sequence ATGAACGAAGAAATTAAATTTATTTTAGATACGGCAAAGGAAGCAATGGACGCCGCATTAAAGCATTTAGAAAAACAATTGGTAAACATTAGAGCTGGTAAAGCCAGCCCTGCAATGTTAGGTAGCGTTATGGTAGATTACTACGGTAGCCAAACGCCATTAAGCCAAGTTGCAAATATAAATACCCCAGACGGCAGAACGATTTCTGTTCAGCCATGGGAAAAGAAAATGATACAGGAGATAGAACGTGGGATTATGCTTGCAAATTTGGGCTTCAACCCAATGAATAATGGTGAAATGGTCATTATAAATGTTCCGCCACTAACCGAAGAAAGACGTATAAGCTTAGCAAAACAGGCAAAAGCTGAAGCAGAAGATGCCAAGGTCGGGGTTAGAAGTGCCAGAAAAGATGCCAATAACGAGATTAAAAAACAAGAAGAAGCTTCTGAAGATCTCAAAGCAAATGCCGAAATCGACATTCAGAAACTTACCGATACCTATGTTACCAAAATAGACAGTATTTTAGAGCTGAAAGAAAGAGAGATTATGACGGTATAA
- a CDS encoding biopolymer transport protein ExbB, translating to MKRLFSILAIATIMAFGTVNANAYTMTTATTVATFIQDEEPDMAVADEDLGFHQELKKRFIEGGPGFMGIVLLCLILGLAIAIERIIFLNLSTTNTAKLTADVEDALNSGGIEAAKEVCRNTKGPVASIYYQGLDRADEDLDQAEKAVVAYGAVQMGQLEKNVSWISLFIALAPMLGFMGTVIGMIQAFDKIEAAGDMQPSLVAGGIKVALLTTVFGLIVAIILQIFYNYIIAKIDSIVNDMEDASIVLMDLLVRYKRR from the coding sequence ATGAAAAGACTATTTTCTATTCTAGCCATAGCAACAATAATGGCTTTCGGAACTGTTAATGCGAATGCATACACAATGACAACTGCTACGACGGTTGCGACATTTATTCAAGATGAAGAGCCAGACATGGCCGTAGCCGATGAAGACCTCGGGTTCCATCAAGAATTAAAAAAGCGTTTTATTGAAGGTGGCCCAGGATTTATGGGAATCGTACTCTTATGTTTGATCCTCGGTCTTGCAATCGCAATCGAAAGAATTATTTTCTTAAATCTTTCTACAACCAATACAGCTAAATTAACTGCAGATGTAGAAGATGCATTGAATTCTGGTGGTATCGAAGCTGCTAAAGAAGTATGTAGAAACACAAAAGGACCTGTTGCGTCTATCTATTATCAAGGGCTCGATAGAGCAGATGAAGACTTAGACCAAGCTGAAAAAGCGGTTGTTGCTTACGGAGCAGTACAGATGGGACAATTAGAGAAAAACGTTTCTTGGATTTCCTTATTTATCGCCTTGGCACCGATGCTTGGTTTCATGGGAACGGTAATTGGTATGATTCAAGCTTTTGATAAAATTGAAGCTGCTGGAGATATGCAGCCTTCACTTGTTGCGGGTGGTATTAAAGTGGCACTTTTAACAACGGTATTTGGACTTATTGTAGCAATTATACTTCAGATTTTTTATAATTATATCATCGCTAAGATTGATAGTATCGTTAACGATATGGAAGATGCATCTATTGTTTTAATGGATTTGTTAGTGAGATATAAAAGAAGATAA
- a CDS encoding uridylate kinase: protein MKYKRILLKLSGEALMGTRQYGIDPLRLAEYAEDIRTIIESGVEVAIVIGGGNIFRGVAGASNGMDRVQGDHMGMLATVINGLALQSALEDAGVPTRLQSAIRIEEVAEPFIRRKAIRHLEKGRVVIFGGGTGNPYFTTDSAAVLRAIEMQADVILKGTRVDGIYNTDPEKDTKAIKFDHITFADVIRKGLKVMDTTAFTLSQENKLPIIVFDMNKRGNLYKVVSGENVGTKVNL from the coding sequence ATGAAATATAAAAGAATCCTCCTAAAATTATCCGGTGAAGCGCTCATGGGCACAAGGCAGTACGGCATTGACCCTTTAAGATTAGCCGAATATGCAGAGGATATTAGAACCATCATCGAGAGTGGCGTAGAAGTAGCCATTGTAATCGGTGGTGGCAATATCTTTAGAGGTGTTGCTGGCGCAAGTAACGGTATGGACCGAGTACAAGGAGATCATATGGGAATGCTAGCTACAGTTATAAACGGTTTAGCATTACAGAGCGCCTTAGAAGATGCCGGAGTACCTACCAGATTACAATCGGCCATTAGAATTGAAGAAGTTGCCGAGCCTTTTATAAGAAGAAAGGCAATACGACATCTCGAAAAAGGCCGAGTGGTAATCTTTGGTGGAGGTACCGGGAATCCATATTTCACTACGGATTCCGCAGCAGTTCTTAGAGCAATTGAGATGCAGGCAGATGTAATTCTTAAAGGAACCCGCGTCGATGGGATTTACAATACCGACCCAGAAAAAGATACCAAAGCCATAAAATTTGATCATATTACCTTTGCAGATGTAATTAGAAAAGGACTTAAGGTTATGGATACTACCGCTTTCACTTTAAGCCAAGAGAATAAGTTGCCCATTATAGTTTTCGACATGAACAAACGTGGAAATTTATATAAAGTAGTTTCTGGCGAGAACGTAGGAACAAAGGTTAATCTATAA
- a CDS encoding asparaginyl-tRNA synthetase has protein sequence MRLHTVSELLKKEKTLQDIELKGWVRTFRANRFIALNDGSTINNIQCVVDFENTDKDILKRITTGAAVHITGELVESQGRGQSVEIIVKKLEVLGDSDPELYPIQPKKHSLEFLRENAHLRTRTNTFSAVMRLRSSLSFAIHKYFNENGFYYMHTPIITGSDAEGAGEMFRVSSLDIKNPPLNDEGNVDYTKDFFGKETNLTVSGQLEAETFAMSLGKVYTFGPTFRAENSNTSRHLSEFWMIEPEVAFMDLDGNMDLAEEFMKSVISYVLKHNMDDLQFLEQRLADEDKKKPQDERSPMALIEKLEFVVNNQFKRVSYTEAIDILRNSKPNKKKKFKYPIDDWGADLQSEHERFLVETHFKCPVILFDYPANIKAFYMRLNEDQKTVRAMDILFPGIGEIVGGSQREERLEVLQEKMAALDIDEKELWWYLDLRKYGTAVHSGFGLGFERLVMFTTGMGNIRDVIPYPRSPQNAEF, from the coding sequence ATGAGGTTACACACCGTTTCTGAACTATTAAAGAAAGAAAAAACACTTCAAGATATAGAGCTTAAAGGCTGGGTAAGAACTTTTAGGGCGAATAGATTTATCGCTCTAAACGATGGTTCTACCATTAATAACATTCAATGTGTGGTAGATTTTGAAAATACCGACAAGGATATTTTGAAGCGAATTACCACCGGGGCGGCAGTGCATATCACTGGCGAACTTGTGGAAAGCCAAGGAAGAGGACAATCGGTAGAGATTATTGTAAAAAAACTTGAAGTTTTAGGCGATTCTGATCCGGAGTTATATCCAATTCAACCTAAAAAACATTCGCTAGAATTTTTACGCGAAAACGCACATTTGCGTACTCGTACCAACACCTTTAGCGCAGTGATGCGTTTAAGGTCTTCGCTTTCATTTGCTATCCATAAATATTTTAATGAAAATGGCTTCTATTATATGCACACCCCAATTATTACTGGGAGTGATGCCGAAGGGGCCGGAGAAATGTTTAGGGTAAGTTCTCTGGATATTAAAAATCCACCGTTAAATGACGAAGGAAACGTTGACTATACCAAGGATTTTTTTGGCAAAGAAACCAATCTTACCGTATCGGGGCAATTAGAAGCTGAAACCTTTGCAATGTCCTTGGGGAAAGTTTACACCTTTGGGCCAACCTTTAGGGCAGAAAATAGCAACACTTCGCGTCATTTATCAGAATTCTGGATGATTGAGCCAGAAGTTGCGTTTATGGATTTAGATGGCAATATGGATCTGGCTGAAGAGTTTATGAAATCCGTAATTAGTTATGTTCTTAAACATAACATGGATGATCTACAGTTTTTAGAACAGCGTCTTGCCGATGAGGACAAGAAAAAACCTCAGGACGAACGCAGCCCAATGGCATTAATCGAGAAATTAGAATTCGTTGTCAATAACCAATTTAAAAGGGTCAGCTATACCGAAGCAATTGATATTCTTAGAAACAGCAAGCCGAACAAAAAGAAAAAATTTAAATACCCAATAGACGATTGGGGTGCAGACCTTCAAAGTGAACACGAACGCTTTTTGGTAGAGACTCATTTTAAGTGCCCGGTAATTCTGTTTGACTATCCTGCTAACATAAAAGCCTTTTACATGCGCCTAAATGAAGATCAGAAGACGGTTAGAGCGATGGATATCCTTTTTCCAGGTATTGGTGAAATCGTGGGTGGTTCGCAACGTGAGGAGCGCTTAGAAGTGCTTCAAGAGAAAATGGCGGCTTTAGATATCGACGAAAAAGAATTATGGTGGTATTTAGATTTGCGTAAATATGGCACTGCTGTTCACTCAGGCTTTGGTCTAGGTTTTGAGAGATTGGTGATGTTTACCACCGGAATGGGAAATATACGTGACGTAATTCCTTACCCAAGAAGTCCACAGAATGCGGAATTCTAA
- a CDS encoding Biopolymer transport protein ExbD, translating to MSKFKKKQGGDVPAVNTASLPDIVFMLLFFFMVATVMRENTLKIKNELPSATEVEKLDKKDLVMYIYIGKPSDRYSSQFGTEARIQLNDKFADVSEVAAFIRAERNSKREELIPFLTTALKVDKDTNMGIVGDVKQELRKENALKINYTVRQGDISTNTN from the coding sequence ATGTCTAAATTTAAGAAAAAACAAGGCGGAGATGTACCAGCAGTTAATACCGCGTCCTTACCGGATATTGTATTTATGCTCCTTTTCTTCTTCATGGTTGCCACGGTAATGCGTGAAAATACTTTGAAGATCAAAAACGAACTGCCAAGTGCGACTGAAGTTGAGAAACTCGATAAAAAGGATTTGGTAATGTACATCTACATCGGGAAACCGAGCGATAGGTATTCAAGTCAATTCGGTACTGAAGCAAGGATACAGTTAAATGATAAATTTGCTGATGTTAGCGAAGTTGCAGCTTTTATTAGGGCGGAAAGAAATAGTAAGCGAGAAGAGCTTATTCCTTTCTTAACCACCGCTTTAAAAGTTGATAAGGATACCAATATGGGTATTGTAGGTGATGTTAAGCAAGAACTTAGAAAAGAGAACGCGCTTAAAATCAACTATACCGTTAGACAGGGAGATATCTCTACTAACACAAACTAA
- a CDS encoding Biopolymer transport protein ExbD gives MAKRAAPEVNAGSMADIAFLLLIFFLVTTTIETDSGLNRKLPPIEEEQEDVIIKQKNIFTVLISKDNQLLVEDEITPIKKLRAAAVKFLDNGGGTGEDACDYCKGAKDPASSDNPDKAIISLKNERETKYSTYISVQNELVAAYNELRNRRAEELYNVGFSDMEKNFADVNWVGNKTQLKERIEKIKQEYPQKLSEVQN, from the coding sequence ATGGCAAAACGTGCAGCACCAGAAGTAAATGCGGGATCAATGGCTGACATTGCGTTTTTACTATTAATATTTTTCTTGGTAACTACAACGATTGAGACCGATTCTGGTCTTAATAGAAAGTTGCCACCTATCGAGGAAGAACAAGAAGATGTTATTATTAAGCAAAAGAACATCTTTACGGTTCTAATAAGCAAGGATAACCAGTTATTGGTTGAGGACGAGATAACTCCGATTAAAAAATTGAGAGCTGCAGCTGTTAAGTTTTTGGATAATGGTGGTGGTACTGGCGAAGATGCTTGTGATTATTGTAAAGGTGCGAAAGACCCTGCTTCTTCAGATAATCCTGATAAGGCGATTATTTCCTTAAAGAACGAAAGAGAGACAAAGTATTCTACTTATATCTCTGTACAGAATGAGTTGGTAGCGGCTTATAACGAACTCCGTAACAGAAGGGCTGAAGAGTTATATAATGTTGGGTTCTCGGATATGGAAAAGAATTTTGCAGATGTAAATTGGGTCGGTAATAAAACCCAACTTAAGGAACGTATCGAAAAAATTAAACAAGAATATCCTCAGAAACTATCTGAGGTACAAAACTAA